In a single window of the Nitrospira sp. MA-1 genome:
- the ppdK gene encoding pyruvate, phosphate dikinase, with the protein MRHKKYVYFFGGGKAEGSGNMKELLGGKGSGLAEMTNLKISVPSGFTITTEACVEYFYSKKRFPAGMWDQALNGLRQVEKTMKARLGDPDNPLLVSVRSGARASMPGMMDTVLNLGLNQQTVQGLGKKTGNQRFAVDAYRRFITMFGSVVMGIPRERFEHSLEAMKQAHGVKHDTDLSEQALAELVVQYQELVKTETARDFPQDPFEQLRMAVDAVFDSWFGDRAVTYRRLYDIPDEWGTAVNVQSMVFGNMGDTSGTGVAFTRNPANGVPVFFGECLLNAQGEDVVAGIRTPMPVLALQDTLPGAYKDLIKTQRTLEKHYRDMLDLEFTIQEGKLYMLQTRVGKRTGIAAVRIAVDMVRQGLIDRREAVKRVAPEQLSQYLYPIFESSDEAKFQSVGKGLPAGPGAAAGHIALTPDQAVAMKAKGERAILVRHETSPDDIQGMHAAEGFLTAKGGMTSHAAVVARQMGKVCIAGCDAVEVLPNGKVQFGSMVLSEGDFLSLNGFTGQVYAGDIPVVDSEVIQVIQGRMDPKDSEKYQYFSTILKWADAFRVLKIRSNADIPEQAHIARGFGAEGIGLCRTEHMFFAEDRVPIMQQMILASSREERELYLEQLLPLQRQDFIGLYREMKGYPVTIRLLDPPLHEFLPKREHLLVEIAKLEVTNGDPQVIQEKQRILDRVEELHEYNPMLGLRGCRLGITMPEITRMQVQGIFEAACEVAREGKKIVPEIMIPLVGMPSEMKAQKELIQDVAEKTMAEYGMKLSYLIGTMIELPRAAVTAGRIAEHAEFFSFGTNDLTQTTFGFSRDDAGPYIGFYLDRQDRCPVCQRTNVDWKKMVCRMCKATIDKKAENILEADPFAVLDQEGVGALMKWAIQEGRKTRPLIKLGICGEHGGEPSSVAFCHELGLNYVSCSPYRVAIARLAAAQAAVAVLEREESQRESRSTFRIVNKSRAVSSKSGSAKTPKKAPTKKTTGKKVTTRKVVAGKKPATKKSAPKKPAAKSTVKKNVVTKTTGKKSTSKKKASPSPRRKKPTAAAKRR; encoded by the coding sequence ATGCGGCACAAAAAATATGTCTATTTCTTTGGCGGCGGTAAAGCTGAAGGATCCGGCAACATGAAAGAACTCTTAGGAGGGAAAGGGTCGGGATTGGCCGAAATGACCAACCTGAAAATTTCCGTGCCTTCAGGGTTCACGATTACGACCGAGGCCTGTGTGGAATATTTTTATTCAAAAAAACGCTTTCCAGCCGGGATGTGGGATCAAGCGCTGAATGGCCTGCGGCAGGTCGAAAAAACCATGAAGGCCAGACTCGGCGATCCGGACAATCCATTGCTGGTGTCGGTACGGTCCGGGGCACGAGCGTCCATGCCCGGTATGATGGATACGGTATTGAATCTCGGCCTCAACCAACAGACGGTTCAGGGTTTAGGCAAAAAAACCGGCAATCAACGGTTTGCCGTAGATGCGTACCGGCGTTTCATCACCATGTTTGGCAGCGTGGTGATGGGCATTCCCCGTGAGCGGTTTGAACATAGCCTGGAAGCCATGAAACAGGCGCATGGGGTCAAGCATGATACCGATTTGTCTGAACAGGCCTTGGCGGAGTTAGTGGTTCAATATCAGGAATTGGTTAAAACCGAGACAGCACGAGACTTTCCGCAAGATCCCTTTGAACAACTCCGGATGGCGGTGGATGCGGTGTTTGATTCCTGGTTCGGGGATCGTGCCGTGACGTATCGCCGGCTCTACGATATACCCGATGAATGGGGAACGGCCGTCAATGTCCAGTCCATGGTATTTGGCAACATGGGGGACACCAGTGGAACGGGGGTGGCCTTCACCCGAAATCCGGCAAACGGCGTCCCGGTCTTTTTTGGCGAATGTCTGTTGAATGCCCAAGGCGAGGATGTTGTGGCCGGGATTCGAACTCCCATGCCGGTGTTGGCGTTACAAGACACGTTACCGGGAGCGTACAAGGATCTCATCAAGACCCAGCGTACTCTGGAAAAACATTACCGGGACATGCTCGATCTGGAATTCACGATCCAAGAGGGCAAACTGTATATGTTGCAAACCCGGGTTGGAAAACGGACCGGGATCGCTGCGGTTCGAATTGCCGTGGATATGGTTCGTCAGGGACTCATCGACCGGAGAGAAGCGGTCAAACGGGTCGCGCCCGAACAACTCTCTCAATATTTGTACCCCATATTCGAAAGCAGTGATGAAGCCAAATTTCAGTCGGTCGGGAAGGGACTTCCGGCTGGTCCGGGAGCGGCGGCCGGGCATATTGCTCTCACTCCGGATCAAGCGGTGGCCATGAAGGCCAAGGGCGAACGTGCCATTCTGGTCCGTCATGAAACCAGTCCTGATGATATTCAGGGGATGCATGCAGCCGAAGGATTTCTTACGGCGAAGGGCGGAATGACATCGCATGCGGCCGTGGTGGCCCGTCAGATGGGAAAAGTCTGTATCGCCGGTTGTGATGCCGTGGAGGTCTTGCCAAATGGAAAGGTCCAGTTTGGGTCCATGGTTCTGTCCGAAGGAGACTTTCTCTCCTTGAACGGGTTTACCGGACAGGTTTATGCGGGGGACATCCCGGTAGTGGATTCCGAAGTGATCCAGGTCATTCAGGGAAGAATGGATCCGAAAGATTCCGAAAAATATCAGTATTTTTCCACGATTTTAAAATGGGCCGATGCGTTTAGAGTGCTCAAGATCCGGTCCAATGCGGACATTCCCGAGCAGGCGCACATTGCGCGAGGATTCGGGGCCGAGGGCATCGGCCTCTGCCGGACGGAGCACATGTTCTTTGCCGAAGACCGGGTACCCATCATGCAGCAGATGATCCTGGCATCTTCAAGAGAAGAACGGGAGCTGTATTTAGAGCAACTTCTTCCCCTTCAACGGCAGGATTTTATCGGACTCTATCGGGAAATGAAGGGATATCCCGTCACGATTCGCTTACTCGATCCTCCCCTCCACGAGTTTTTACCCAAACGAGAACATCTCCTGGTTGAAATCGCGAAATTGGAAGTGACCAATGGAGACCCTCAAGTCATTCAGGAGAAACAGCGCATCCTGGATCGAGTCGAAGAGTTACATGAATATAACCCCATGCTGGGTCTTCGTGGATGTCGGCTTGGGATTACCATGCCGGAAATTACCCGCATGCAGGTTCAGGGGATTTTTGAAGCGGCCTGTGAAGTGGCGCGCGAGGGCAAAAAGATTGTGCCGGAGATTATGATTCCGTTGGTGGGGATGCCGTCAGAGATGAAAGCCCAAAAGGAGCTGATTCAAGACGTGGCGGAAAAGACCATGGCGGAATATGGCATGAAGTTGAGTTACTTGATCGGCACCATGATCGAGCTGCCTCGTGCGGCGGTAACGGCAGGGCGAATCGCCGAACATGCTGAATTCTTTTCCTTTGGGACCAATGATCTGACTCAAACGACATTCGGGTTTTCGCGCGATGATGCAGGACCCTATATCGGCTTTTATCTGGATCGCCAGGACCGGTGTCCGGTCTGCCAACGGACCAACGTCGATTGGAAGAAAATGGTATGCCGGATGTGTAAGGCTACGATCGACAAAAAAGCCGAAAATATTTTGGAGGCGGATCCCTTCGCGGTATTGGATCAGGAAGGGGTTGGAGCCTTAATGAAATGGGCGATTCAGGAAGGGCGGAAGACCCGCCCGTTAATTAAACTTGGAATCTGCGGAGAGCATGGGGGTGAACCGAGTTCCGTGGCTTTTTGTCATGAATTAGGCCTCAACTATGTGAGCTGTTCGCCTTACCGAGTGGCGATTGCACGCCTCGCTGCCGCTCAAGCGGCAGTAGCGGTGCTCGAACGTGAGGAGAGTCAACGTGAGTCTCGATCAACGTTTCGCATAGTCAACAAATCCCGGGCGGTGTCCTCCAAATCCGGTTCCGCTAAAACGCCTAAAAAGGCGCCAACAAAGAAAACGACAGGAAAAAAAGTCACGACCAGGAAAGTCGTGGCTGGGAAGAAACCGGCCACAAAAAAATCAGCCCCAAAGAAACCGGCGGCGAAGAGCACCGTGAAGAAAAATGTCGTGACAAAGACAACAGGCAAGAAGAGTACATCCAAGAAAAAGGCTTCTCCCTCTCCTAGACGTAAAAAACCGACTGCGGCTGCTAAAAGGCGGTGA
- the ribD gene encoding bifunctional diaminohydroxyphosphoribosylaminopyrimidine deaminase/5-amino-6-(5-phosphoribosylamino)uracil reductase RibD, which yields MKRALSLAAKGKGRTSPNPMVGAVIVKDGQIVGEAYHRQSGEPHAEVLALHQAGPRARGGVLYVTLEPCCHTHKRTPPCVPLLIQSALARICVAMIDPNPQVNGRGLQQLKHANIPVSVGMLEQEARNLNEVYAYWITTGRPLVTLKGAMTLDGKLATATGESRWITGERARQDVHRLRNRMDAILVGVGTVIADDPELSARGKTMTNRRVGRQPVRVILDSRLRIPSNAKVLQWVEEQPTILCTTTQAPVKKIEHFEKRGIQVWVLPGQAGRVSLKACLARLGKQGTTSVLIEGGSKVNATALHQGLVNRVRLYTAPMLLGGQDAIGLIGGLSPKKIDRAWPLADCQLKKLGKDWLMTGTIEPRR from the coding sequence ATGAAGCGAGCCCTTTCCCTCGCCGCCAAAGGGAAAGGGCGTACGAGTCCCAATCCCATGGTAGGGGCTGTGATCGTCAAGGATGGGCAGATCGTCGGAGAAGCCTATCACCGTCAGTCCGGCGAACCTCATGCAGAAGTATTAGCCCTCCATCAAGCGGGCCCTCGAGCGCGAGGGGGCGTCCTCTATGTAACGTTAGAACCCTGTTGCCATACCCACAAGCGCACGCCTCCCTGTGTCCCTCTCCTTATTCAGTCCGCGCTAGCACGGATATGCGTGGCGATGATCGATCCCAATCCACAGGTCAATGGACGGGGGCTTCAACAACTCAAGCACGCGAATATTCCCGTGTCGGTTGGCATGTTAGAACAGGAGGCCAGAAACCTGAATGAGGTCTATGCATATTGGATTACGACCGGACGCCCATTGGTAACCCTCAAAGGGGCCATGACGTTGGATGGAAAATTGGCGACCGCCACCGGCGAGTCACGGTGGATCACAGGTGAACGCGCCCGACAGGATGTCCATCGTCTGCGTAACCGGATGGATGCGATTCTGGTGGGAGTGGGCACGGTCATTGCCGACGATCCTGAATTATCTGCCAGAGGAAAAACGATGACCAACAGGCGGGTGGGACGGCAACCGGTGAGAGTCATTCTCGATAGCCGATTGCGCATTCCCTCCAATGCCAAGGTGTTGCAATGGGTGGAGGAGCAGCCCACCATTTTGTGTACGACCACACAGGCTCCAGTCAAAAAAATCGAGCACTTTGAAAAACGTGGCATTCAGGTGTGGGTGTTGCCTGGGCAAGCGGGACGCGTCTCGTTGAAAGCCTGTCTTGCTCGATTAGGAAAACAGGGTACCACATCGGTCCTCATCGAAGGCGGCAGTAAGGTGAATGCGACTGCGCTTCACCAGGGATTGGTGAATCGGGTAAGATTGTATACGGCTCCAATGCTGCTGGGTGGGCAGGATGCCATTGGCCTCATCGGCGGACTGTCGCCGAAAAAAATTGATCGAGCCTGGCCACTCGCGGATTGCCAACTCAAAAAGCTCGGGAAGGATTGGCTCATGACGGGAACAATTGAGCCACGACGGTGA
- a CDS encoding EcsC family protein — protein MSNLNKVDEQYLALAVDLLETPSFAAKVTNLIGGPVERAITMLPEGFSNKLLTTTQKALNKALNLAVSSINERYRGKPANGAHRVLTTVSGAIGGSMGLMALSVELPISTTLMLRSIADIARSEGEPIMEAESKLACLEVFAMGGTSQADDGAETGYFAVRAALAGAMTEAGKYLLERGLAGSGAPPLVRLLSEIASRYSIQVSEKAAAQAIPLLGAAGGATINFLFMEHFQNMARGHFIVRRLERIHGKEAVKDAYRQVAARN, from the coding sequence ATGTCCAATCTCAATAAAGTTGACGAGCAGTATTTAGCATTAGCAGTAGATCTCTTAGAAACCCCCAGCTTTGCAGCTAAAGTCACGAATCTCATCGGAGGGCCGGTCGAACGGGCCATCACCATGTTGCCCGAGGGATTCTCCAACAAACTTCTGACGACCACGCAAAAAGCTTTGAATAAAGCGTTAAATCTGGCCGTGTCCAGTATAAATGAACGGTATCGGGGTAAGCCGGCAAATGGGGCTCACCGGGTATTGACGACCGTCAGCGGTGCAATCGGGGGATCGATGGGGCTCATGGCGTTGAGCGTAGAATTGCCGATCTCGACGACACTGATGTTGCGCTCTATCGCGGATATCGCGAGAAGTGAGGGAGAACCGATTATGGAGGCCGAGAGCAAGCTGGCCTGTTTGGAGGTGTTCGCCATGGGAGGCACCAGTCAAGCGGATGACGGGGCGGAAACGGGATATTTTGCAGTGAGGGCGGCGTTGGCGGGTGCGATGACCGAAGCGGGCAAGTATCTGCTTGAACGTGGCTTGGCGGGGTCAGGCGCTCCGCCATTGGTCAGACTTCTGTCTGAAATTGCCTCACGGTACAGTATCCAAGTATCAGAAAAAGCTGCCGCCCAGGCAATCCCGTTGCTGGGGGCCGCAGGAGGAGCCACCATCAATTTTCTGTTTATGGAACATTTCCAAAATATGGCGCGTGGCCATTTTATCGTCCGACGTTTGGAACGTATCCATGGCAAAGAGGCCGTGAAGGACGCGTACCGCCAAGTTGCCGCCAGGAATTAG